In the genome of Haloprofundus halobius, the window AAACTGCCCTTGGCCTTCACGACAGGGTGAACGCCCTCGTTCAGCATCCCCACGAGGACGTCGACGATTCGCTCACGGACGCCGCTGTACCCTTTCACCAGCGCGTTTAGTCGGGTGACGAGCATCGCCCGAACCTCCTCGTCGTCGAGTTCGCGGCCGGTCCCGGCCGCGTGACTCCGGACGAGGTTCTGTTGGAGCGTCTCGATATCGTCTCTGGGAATGCGCTCCTGCACGAGTTCGCCGAAGCCGGTGTTCACGCCGTAGACGGCCTGCCCGGATTCGACGATGTCGACGATGCGTTCGCGTGACTCGCGAACTCGCTCGCGGGCGCTCTCGGTGACTCGGACGCGCGCTCCTTCCCGTGCGACGCGTTCGACGGCCTCCGGTGTGAGGGATTCACCGTCGACGACGACGGCGTCGTCAGTCACGGTGGACCACCTCCCCGCCCTTGACGACCGTCTCGACGTTCCGCACGCCGAAGTTGTACGGGAGGTGCTCGTAGCCGGGCACGTCGGCGACGACCAGGTCGCCGGGCGAACCCACCTGGAGCGTGCCCGTACCGTCCGTTCGGTCGAGGGCCGCGGCGGCCGTCTTCGTCGCCGCGCGGATGGCCGAAGCGGGCGACAGTCGCATGCCGTTGCAGGCGAGTTCGATTGCGAACTCCATACTCTGTGAGAAGCAGTTCGGGTTACAGTCGGTCGCAATCGCGACCGGGATGTCTGCTTCCTCGAAGGCGGTCGCGTCGGCGTAGTCGGTCGCAAGCGCGAACGCCGTTCCCGGTAGCAGAACTGGCGTCACCGCCGAGTCGCCGAGCGTCTCGATATCTTCCGCTGTCGACTGCAGAAGGTGGTCTGCACTCGTGGCACCGAGTTCAGCCGCCAACCCTGCGCCGCCGAGTCGCTCGAACTCGTCGGCGTGAATCTTCGTTTTTAACCCGTGTTCTCGCCCTGCTTCGAGGACCCGGCGAGACTGGTCGACCGAGAAGACGCCCGCCTCACAGAAGACGTCGCAGAACTCGGCGAGGTCGCGCTCGGCGACTGCGGGTAACTGTTCCTCGACGACGTGGTCGACGTAGCTGTCGGCGTCCATCCCTTCTGGAACCGCATGCGCACCCATGAACGTCGAGACGACGTCTATCGCGTGGCGGTCGTCCGCTTCGGCGATGGCTCCGAGCATCTTCACCTCGGTTTCTACGTCGAGGCCGTAGCCGGACTTCACCTCGACTGTCGCCGTCCCGTGAGCGAGCATGACGTCGAGTTGCTGGAGCAGGTTCGCCACGAGTTCGTCGCGAGTGGCTTCGCGCACCGCTCGGACGGTTCGCAAGATGCCGCCTCCCTCCGCAAGAATCTCCTGGTAGGTCGTACCCCGCAATTTCGCGGTGAACTCGTCGGCGCGGTCACCCGCGAACAGCGCGTGTGTATGCGGATCAACGAAGCCCGGTAACACCGTCGCTCCGGAGGCGTCGATGGCCGTCACCGCATTCTCTGGAGGGTACTCTCGAACGATATCGTCGGTCGGCCCGCGCGCGACGACCGTTCCGTCGTCGATGGCCACGGCACCGTCACGAATCGTCTCCAGTTCGGCGTCGTCGGTCGGCGTCGCGACCTGCGATGCGTTGTAGACGACGAGGTCGGTCACGCAGACCACCCCGCGAGGAAGTGTGCAATCGTC includes:
- the hutI gene encoding imidazolonepropionase, with product MTDLVVYNASQVATPTDDAELETIRDGAVAIDDGTVVARGPTDDIVREYPPENAVTAIDASGATVLPGFVDPHTHALFAGDRADEFTAKLRGTTYQEILAEGGGILRTVRAVREATRDELVANLLQQLDVMLAHGTATVEVKSGYGLDVETEVKMLGAIAEADDRHAIDVVSTFMGAHAVPEGMDADSYVDHVVEEQLPAVAERDLAEFCDVFCEAGVFSVDQSRRVLEAGREHGLKTKIHADEFERLGGAGLAAELGATSADHLLQSTAEDIETLGDSAVTPVLLPGTAFALATDYADATAFEEADIPVAIATDCNPNCFSQSMEFAIELACNGMRLSPASAIRAATKTAAAALDRTDGTGTLQVGSPGDLVVADVPGYEHLPYNFGVRNVETVVKGGEVVHRD